The following coding sequences lie in one Candidatus Neomarinimicrobiota bacterium genomic window:
- a CDS encoding replication-associated recombination protein A, which translates to MDLFKKENSNQELLPPLAERVRPTTLEDFIGQEHIAGEDKILSKALKSGNIFSMILWGPPGSGKTTLAKIIAKNIKAKLYEISAVSSGVNEIRKIIENAKYNRSHGFRTILFIDEIHRFNKAQQDALLHAVEEGKIILIGATTENPSFEVIPPLISRCRVLKLNPLSIENLEKIFYNAISKDIILSKYKIDISKENLKFLLINSTGDARKLLNIIETVYFLINPGGSKSFEITKELIVEALQQRKTLYDKKGDYHYDTISAFIKSIRGSDPDAAIYWLAVMLEGGEDVLFIARRLIILASEDIGNADPNALNVAVSGYNAVHFIGMPEAAIVLAQVTTYLASAPKSNASYLAINRAIEDVKKSDMPNVPLHLRNAPTNLMKSLGYGINYKYPHDYGGHFVKENYFPENTEPKNYYQPSEEGYEKFIKERLLKLWPDRSTKNEKK; encoded by the coding sequence ATGGACCTTTTTAAAAAAGAAAATTCAAATCAAGAACTCCTGCCTCCACTTGCAGAACGCGTTAGACCTACAACATTAGAAGATTTCATAGGGCAGGAGCATATAGCTGGTGAAGATAAAATATTATCTAAAGCACTTAAAAGTGGTAATATTTTTTCTATGATACTATGGGGACCACCTGGCTCTGGCAAGACAACACTTGCAAAAATTATAGCTAAAAATATAAAAGCAAAACTATACGAAATAAGTGCTGTATCAAGTGGGGTAAATGAAATTAGGAAGATTATCGAAAATGCCAAATATAATAGATCACACGGGTTTAGAACCATACTTTTTATTGATGAAATTCACAGATTCAACAAAGCGCAACAGGACGCATTGTTACATGCGGTTGAAGAGGGTAAAATAATATTAATTGGTGCTACAACTGAAAATCCATCATTTGAAGTAATACCGCCTTTGATTTCGCGGTGCAGAGTGCTAAAACTAAACCCTCTCAGCATAGAGAATCTGGAAAAAATATTTTACAACGCCATAAGTAAAGATATAATTTTGAGCAAATATAAAATTGATATAAGCAAGGAAAATCTCAAATTCCTATTAATAAATTCAACCGGAGATGCGAGAAAACTACTGAACATTATTGAAACTGTGTATTTTTTGATCAATCCTGGAGGTTCCAAAAGTTTTGAAATCACAAAAGAATTAATAGTCGAGGCTCTTCAGCAAAGAAAAACATTATATGACAAGAAAGGTGATTATCACTACGATACAATATCTGCATTTATCAAAAGCATTAGAGGTAGCGATCCTGATGCTGCTATATACTGGCTTGCAGTTATGCTGGAAGGAGGGGAAGATGTTTTATTTATTGCTCGCAGACTTATTATTTTAGCAAGTGAAGATATAGGGAACGCTGACCCAAATGCTTTAAATGTGGCTGTATCGGGGTACAATGCCGTTCATTTCATTGGAATGCCAGAAGCGGCTATTGTACTGGCTCAAGTAACTACATACCTGGCATCTGCACCAAAAAGCAATGCATCATACCTTGCAATCAATAGGGCTATTGAAGATGTAAAAAAAAGTGACATGCCAAATGTACCTCTACACCTGAGGAACGCACCTACAAATCTCATGAAGTCCCTTGGATATGGCATTAACTATAAATATCCCCATGACTATGGCGGACATTTTGTAAAGGAAAATTACTTCCCAGAGAATACTGAACCTAAAAACTACTATCAACCATCAGAAGAGGGATATGAAAAGTTTATCAAAGAGAGACTATTAAAACTCTGGCCTGATAGATCCACAAAAAATGAAAAAAAATAA
- a CDS encoding DUF3467 domain-containing protein — protein MENEKSIKELKIEIPQDISEGKYSNFTVISHSPAEFVIDFARIMPGQNKAVVKSRIILTPIHAKTLLMTLMDNIKKFEDKFGEIKIPERELNIPFTPKEDLPN, from the coding sequence ATGGAAAATGAAAAATCTATAAAGGAATTGAAGATTGAGATACCACAGGATATCTCTGAAGGAAAATATAGCAATTTTACAGTAATCTCTCATTCTCCAGCTGAATTTGTAATTGACTTCGCCAGAATTATGCCTGGGCAGAATAAAGCCGTTGTAAAATCAAGAATTATCCTGACTCCCATCCATGCTAAGACACTTCTTATGACATTGATGGACAACATAAAAAAGTTTGAAGATAAGTTTGGTGAGATTAAAATCCCCGAAAGAGAGTTGAATATTCCATTTACCCCTAAGGAAGATTTACCTAACTAA
- a CDS encoding class I SAM-dependent methyltransferase: MDRNKLTWGSCNSVKKYKENRYKNPDQRLVSYTERRLVRNILSRVLEYRRIILDIPCGYGRFSDLLSNYSTELVSADLNIYALNLIRDDHRHIYSLSFFEYVNSDILSLPFKCDTFDLVFCFRLLQHFKGFDTVKFTLRELIRVSRRYVLFSIYIENPLHRIMRIARDFDMNIFMISKDRLRSILQELNVRIIYAKRILPYFHANTIILVEKIS, encoded by the coding sequence ATGGATAGAAATAAATTAACTTGGGGAAGTTGTAATTCAGTAAAAAAATACAAAGAAAATCGATACAAAAATCCTGATCAGAGATTGGTTTCCTATACCGAACGCCGCCTTGTAAGGAATATTCTCTCAAGAGTACTGGAATACAGAAGAATAATACTTGATATCCCCTGTGGCTATGGGAGATTTAGTGATTTGCTCAGCAATTATTCTACTGAATTGGTTTCAGCTGATTTAAATATATATGCACTTAATCTGATAAGAGACGATCATAGGCATATTTATTCATTAAGTTTTTTTGAATATGTCAACAGTGACATTTTATCGTTACCATTTAAGTGTGATACCTTTGATTTAGTATTCTGCTTTCGCCTTTTACAGCATTTTAAGGGTTTCGATACCGTAAAGTTCACTTTGAGAGAGTTAATCAGGGTGAGTAGAAGGTATGTGTTATTCTCCATTTATATTGAAAATCCATTACATAGAATAATGAGGATTGCCAGGGATTTTGATATGAATATTTTCATGATTTCAAAAGATAGATTAAGGAGTATTTTACAAGAATTGAATGTCAGAATAATATACGCAAAAAGGATATTACCCTATTTTCATGCAAACACTATCATTCTGGTCGAAAAAATTAGTTAG
- a CDS encoding TIGR02206 family membrane protein, whose protein sequence is MQKSFRLFSFEHIIATLLTLFTIALSIKLLEEYNPKRLKKSFDKILAVLIVFQNLSWRILFIISGEFHIEKDLPFHVCSVTQFLLAYHLLKNNQTIFNICYYWVIAGSTFAIIIPDLELGFPSVKYFEMFISHGISIFTIFYLILIQKQYPTKGSWKTAFAALMILAIVDSVVNYFTNGNYLFLRRPPDVNFGPISLLPAWPWYLLVLAIFFMFVYWLSYQPYAYHERKISSEEVKNHN, encoded by the coding sequence ATGCAAAAAAGTTTTAGACTATTCAGCTTCGAACATATTATAGCAACTCTTTTGACATTATTTACTATTGCACTTTCTATAAAACTACTGGAAGAATATAACCCAAAAAGATTAAAAAAATCATTTGATAAAATTCTTGCTGTTCTGATCGTTTTCCAAAATCTTTCATGGCGAATTCTTTTTATTATCAGTGGTGAATTCCACATTGAAAAGGACCTCCCATTTCACGTATGTAGTGTTACACAATTTTTACTTGCCTATCACTTGTTAAAAAATAATCAGACAATCTTTAATATTTGCTATTACTGGGTTATTGCAGGGTCTACCTTTGCTATTATAATCCCAGACCTTGAATTAGGATTCCCATCGGTTAAATATTTTGAAATGTTTATATCCCATGGGATTTCTATATTTACCATTTTTTATCTTATATTAATACAAAAACAATATCCTACAAAGGGAAGCTGGAAGACAGCTTTTGCTGCGCTGATGATTCTAGCAATCGTAGATTCAGTGGTAAACTATTTTACAAACGGTAATTATTTGTTCTTAAGAAGACCGCCTGATGTGAATTTTGGGCCGATAAGTCTTCTTCCTGCCTGGCCCTGGTATCTACTGGTACTGGCAATATTTTTTATGTTTGTCTACTGGTTATCATATCAACCATACGCGTATCATGAAAGGAAAATTTCTTCGGAAGAAGTGAAAAACCACAATTAA
- a CDS encoding homocysteine S-methyltransferase family protein: MDLIKRINKKNGLIFDGAMGTMLIAKGLEKGRPSEIFNLENPDAVYEIHLEYIKAGSDVITTNTFGGSGLKLSKTELNGKTEEINRIAVRVARRAADGSVIVAGDIGPTGEMLKPYGVLEPEAAVDIFAEQAYYLDSEGVDAFIVETMFDINEMITALKGVRKVSDKPIFATLTFVKKPVGFFTLMGNDIPNSMRRMLDEGADIVGANCSIGSDAMVDLAAQIRKSVDSPVIVQPNAGVPKIIDEEVVYPESKEFFAENIIKIKTLGVEVVGGCCGTSPEYIDIISKRLKRKF; encoded by the coding sequence ATGGATTTAATAAAACGAATTAATAAAAAGAATGGTTTAATCTTTGATGGTGCAATGGGTACTATGCTAATTGCAAAGGGATTGGAAAAGGGTAGACCGTCAGAAATTTTCAATTTAGAAAATCCAGATGCTGTGTATGAGATTCATCTTGAATATATAAAAGCTGGTTCTGATGTTATAACCACCAATACCTTTGGTGGCTCAGGCTTGAAATTATCCAAGACAGAACTAAATGGAAAGACAGAGGAAATCAATAGAATTGCTGTTAGAGTTGCAAGGAGAGCAGCCGATGGTTCTGTGATAGTAGCTGGTGATATTGGACCCACCGGGGAAATGTTAAAGCCCTATGGCGTGCTTGAACCTGAAGCAGCTGTTGATATCTTTGCAGAGCAGGCTTATTATCTGGATTCAGAGGGAGTCGATGCTTTTATAGTAGAGACAATGTTTGATATAAATGAGATGATCACTGCGCTTAAAGGTGTAAGAAAAGTTAGTGATAAGCCAATTTTTGCTACACTGACTTTTGTAAAAAAACCTGTTGGCTTTTTTACTTTAATGGGTAACGATATTCCAAATAGTATGCGTAGAATGCTTGATGAGGGAGCTGATATTGTGGGTGCAAATTGTTCTATTGGTAGTGATGCAATGGTTGATCTGGCTGCTCAGATTCGAAAATCAGTGGACAGTCCCGTTATAGTGCAACCAAATGCAGGAGTTCCAAAAATTATTGATGAAGAGGTGGTATACCCAGAATCTAAGGAATTCTTCGCCGAAAATATTATTAAGATTAAAACCTTGGGTGTGGAAGTCGTCGGGGGATGTTGTGGCACAAGCCCGGAATATATCGATATTATTTCTAAGAGATTGAAAAGAAAATTTTAA
- a CDS encoding corrinoid protein: MDKSDLFKRMAKAVLLGDKEVSSTAVKKALELGFTPNEILEKALIPGIRKAGDLYEKGNYFLPELIACANAMKSSFEILKPIIENSGKRVNNYGKVVIGTVEGDIHDIGKTLVSVMLGTSGFEVIDLGADVPTNRFIEEGINNNARIICLSALLTTTMLKQRELIETLVKENLRDKFKVIVGGAPVTAEWAESIGADGYGKNAVEAVIIAEKLIGVEKWI, from the coding sequence ATGGATAAATCTGATCTATTCAAAAGAATGGCAAAAGCGGTATTATTGGGGGATAAAGAGGTATCTTCAACAGCGGTTAAGAAAGCTCTTGAATTGGGGTTCACTCCAAATGAAATTTTAGAAAAAGCTCTTATTCCTGGTATCCGGAAGGCAGGGGATTTGTATGAAAAGGGGAATTATTTCCTGCCTGAGCTTATAGCCTGTGCCAATGCTATGAAATCATCTTTTGAGATTTTAAAACCTATAATAGAAAATAGTGGAAAAAGAGTTAACAACTATGGAAAAGTTGTTATTGGAACTGTTGAGGGAGATATTCATGATATAGGGAAGACACTGGTAAGTGTTATGTTAGGTACATCTGGGTTTGAAGTTATTGATCTTGGCGCTGATGTTCCTACAAACCGTTTTATTGAGGAAGGTATAAATAATAATGCCAGAATTATCTGTCTATCTGCTCTTTTAACTACAACTATGCTTAAGCAGAGGGAGTTAATAGAAACCTTAGTAAAAGAAAATTTAAGGGATAAATTTAAAGTTATTGTTGGTGGGGCGCCTGTTACTGCTGAGTGGGCAGAGAGTATCGGTGCCGATGGGTATGGTAAAAATGCGGTGGAGGCAGTTATAATAGCTGAAAAACTTATCGGAGTAGAAAAATGGATTTAA
- a CDS encoding transposase: MLQEELTHHLGYERYQKREHQGSNLRNGSSTKSLKGKYGSIAISEGSLLRQVHLNREGEFEPLLIAKHQSEFGDLEGKILSLYAKGMSVSVGSLFGTGYPGTFTRSLWTGVIHCLH; encoded by the coding sequence CTGTTACAGGAAGAGCTGACTCACCATCTGGGTTATGAACGTTATCAGAAGAGAGAGCATCAGGGTAGCAACTTACGCAATGGTAGTAGTACCAAAAGTCTAAAAGGAAAATATGGTAGTATTGCAATATCCGAAGGATCTCTTTTGAGACAAGTTCACCTGAACCGTGAAGGTGAATTTGAACCATTGCTGATTGCCAAGCATCAAAGTGAATTTGGTGATCTTGAGGGTAAGATTCTCTCTTTGTATGCCAAAGGGATGAGTGTATCCGTAGGATCCCTATTCGGGACGGGATATCCAGGAACATTTACAAGATCTTTATGGACTGGAGTTATCCACTGTCTTCATTAG
- a CDS encoding transposase, with translation MLLVYFDAIHYKIRSDGKVQTRSAYTCLGIDAQGQRDLLGIWIGES, from the coding sequence ATGTTATTGGTATATTTTGATGCTATTCACTATAAGATTCGCAGTGATGGGAAAGTTCAAACCAGGTCTGCCTATACCTGTCTTGGTATTGATGCTCAGGGGCAACGGGATTTATTGGGTATCTGGATTGGTGAGAGTTAA
- a CDS encoding transposase translates to MSVLTELQNRGVEDILIACVDGLKGFPEAIETVFPQTRVQSLRDPSERNGKKPLTTGQKLLPNWLSISKEG, encoded by the coding sequence TTGTCGGTGTTAACTGAATTACAGAACCGTGGTGTAGAAGACATTCTAATTGCCTGTGTGGATGGTTTAAAGGGATTCCCTGAAGCCATTGAGACTGTTTTCCCACAAACACGTGTCCAGTCTCTAAGAGATCCTTCGGAAAGAAATGGGAAAAAACCATTAACGACTGGACAAAAATTATTGCCCAATTGGCTATCCATTTCGAAGGAAGGTTAA